The following is a genomic window from Halobellus ruber.
CGCGACCGACGTCGACGCGGGGCTGGCGTTCGTCCTCGAAGGCGGCTACGGGCTCGACACCCTCTCGGAGGGCGTCGCGATGGTCCACGAGACCTTCGACGGCCGGCCGCCGGTGGAACCGGACGGCGACCCCGACGAGGAGTCCCGGAAGCTAGTCGCGGACCTCCGCGGGATCCACGGCCTCGACGGGTAGCCCTCGCGAACGGCGACCGACGCGCGACCCGAGGCAAAAGTGCCGACGCGGCCGTTTTCAGGGTCGCGGGTCGAAGTAGTCGGCCAGCGGCCGCCCGAACTCGGGGGCGAGTTCGGCGACCGCCTCCCCGACGAGGACCTCGTATCCCTCCTGCAGTTGCGTTTCGACCCGGGCGCCGAGCCCGACGCCGAACAGTTCCTCCGAGCGGAGGAACGCGGCGGCGTCGGCGAAGCCACGCTCCCGTTCGACCACGTACCGGTCGCCGTCGACGAACGGGCCGTAGGTTATCGGGCTGGCGTCGCCCCCGTCGCCGGCGTCGCGGTCGCTGTCCGCATCACCGTCATCAGCAGCGTTGCTGCCGGCGTACGTCCCGTAGAACCCTTCGGCGTGCTCCCGAACGTGAACCGGCGGCCCCTCGTGGCGCTCGATCCGCGGGAGCCGCCGGTGGGCGAGTTCCACGAACAGCACCGCCCGGTCGTCGGCGAAGGTCGTCGCGCGGATCGGCCCGAACCCGCGGCGGTCGAGTTCGTCGCGGACGCCCGACAGCGACTTCCGGAGTTGGGGGAACAGCTGGTCGTCGACGATGTCGGGGGCGTCGAAGACGACCGCGACCGGCGACGTGCCGCGACGGTTGACGTGGCTCCGGACCGCCGCGGCGTCCAGTGGGTCGGGCTCCCGGGGCTCGAACACCGCCGTCCGGGGGTCGTTGAGGAACGCCCGGGCGTAGTGCTGGAGCCGCGCGACGTTCGCCGCCGAACATACCGCCGCAACGTTCCGCGCCGGGTCCGTGGGGTCTACCATCACCAGCGGGTCGTCGTGGGACTCCGTCGCGTGATCTGCGGGGTCGAAGGTCACCGGCGGCTGCCACCCCGCGGCCGCCGAAAGCAGCGACTCGACGTCGCCGTATTCGAGGACGAGCAGCTCAGAGAGATACCCCGAAAAGCCGCGGGTTCGGAGGTCGCTGCCGTAGGCGCCGATCCCCTTGAGGAACTGCTTGAACACCCGGACCTCGCCGGCGACGTCGTCGTCGAGCCGCGCTCGAAGGTAGGCGTTGTGGTGCGGCGTCCGGTCGACCGCCGACTGTGGGGCGGCGGCGTCCTCGACCGCGTAACACGGGACGAGGTCCACGTCGAACCCCTCAAACTCGCCGGTGACGTACGGGTGTTCGGCGTACTCCTCGTGACCGTCGGGCAGCACCGCGTTCCCGACCGCCAGCCCGTAGCGTTCCAGCAGTTCGCGGTCGAGATCCGGCGGGAACCGGACGAAGAGGTCGATGTCGCGGTCGCCGGCGAGCCACGTCCCGCGGGCGGTCGACCCCACCTGAACGACGTCGGCGTCGACCGGGAGTTCCGCCACCTCCGACTCGATGCGCTCGGAGAGCCGGGCCACGGCGTCGCGCATCGCCGCCCGCTCGGTCCCGTCGGGGGTGACGCGCCGGCGGATCGCCTCGATCACATGTCCGTACGCCTCGGCGTCGGCCATCGTTGCCACGACTTCACGGGGCCGCGGCGAAAGAGTGTCGGTCCGCCGCGACCTGCGGACGTCGGCCGCCGGAGGTGCGCTACGTCGGTCGATTCCGGGGCGATCGGTGGAAAAACGAAAGCCATATCACACCGCCTCGGTCTACCTTTGCGTGTAGGCAGGCCGTCGTAGCTCAGGTGGTAGAGCACCTCGCTGTTAACGAGGTGGTCCCAGGTTCGAGCCCTGGCGACGGCGTCGGGTTTTCGGCGACAGACCGCGAGTTGCGACACCCGAGCGTCCCATCCCGGACGCAACGACAACGTCTAAGAGGGAGTCTCGGGTACGAGTTCCTGTCGGGCCCTTAGCTCAGTCCGGTCAGAGCGCTCGGCTCATAACCGGGTGGTCGTGGGTTCGAACCCCACAGGGCCCACTCGGCTGCCCGAACGACAGCGAGGGCCGAGTGTACACCGTCGCGGGAGTCGAAACAGGGAGTGCAGCGAGCGCACCGACCGTGGCTCGAAGCACACAGGGCACAGTCGGGCCGTCCAAACCCCCACGTTCCGGCGGATCGAACGCTACGCCCCGCAACACGAACAGGTTCGGATCAAGCGCCTTGTGGACCCCTCCACACGATCCACGCGTGGGTTTAGGGAAGCCTAAAACGGCGACGCCGCCGCTCGGCGCTCCCGGCTCGTGGGTCCGACGATGATCCGGACTGACCTCCTCCGTGTAAACGCGGAGGAATCCGACCATCGGATTCGGGCGGTCGTCGCCCTTCGGTTCCAACCTGCACTCGGAGGGAACCGGCGACACACCGGGGGAACTCTCGTTTGTCTCCCTCGTAGGGCTGTGGCCCGGCCGATGAGGCCCCGTCGGAATCCGTGTCATTGCCGTGCGAACCACCGCCGGTTCGCCACCCCTTGTGGTTCGGGGACGGCCTCTCACCGATTCCGTAGCATCCCTGCGAACCCGATCCACAGTCATAGTAGTGTCGCTCGACCTCCGCCTGAAAACGGAGGTATGCGCTTGCAGCTCTATCACGTCCACCACATCCGTCACGCCATCGACGCACAGTCCATCCCGACCCGCGTGCTCATCACGTTCGCCGGCTTGCTGGCGCTTCCGATACTCGGGACGGCAGTCCGCACCGCCGGGCGCGTCGAGGTCGTCGGCGGGTGTACCGAGCCGCGACAGCCCGGCCACTCGACCCGTGGCTCGTCGTCTTCCGTCGCGTCGGAAAAAAGTCGTCGTCTGCCGTCCGGCTCACTCGTCGCCGCCGTCGGTGACGATCCGGACGTCCTCGGCCTCCTCCATCTCCTCGAAGCCGGGGTCGGCGGGCTCCTCGTGTTCTTCCGGTTCCTCTTCAGCCGTGTCGCGCGGTCGGACGTTGAAGTGACACATAGCGTGTCTGTGACACACATAGTCGTGGACACAGTTAACGCTTAATGCTCCGCCGGTCCCCGCGCTCCCGCACCCGGCATCGGGCCCGCGGCATACAAATGGATCCAGCCCCTGTTTCGACGCACGATGCCTGGACTCTGTCCGTGTCGAAAATCGAAAAAGCGGAACAAGTACGCGAAGGCCGGTGCGGCGGTCGGGAGCCAAGTGGGCGCCAGTGCCGGGGCCCGCGTGGGCCCGTTCGCGACCGGCCTGTCGGCGGGGCTCGGTGGCGCCGTCGGCTACCTCGCGGGCAGCGCCGTCGACGCTGCGAAGGGCGACGTCTCGTCGGTCACCCCGCTCCCTGACGGCGGGCGTCCAGTCCGCGACGACGAGGGTGGCGTGGCGATCCCCGTCGACTCCGAGTCGGACGCGTAGGCCCGAGGGCGACGCTCCGAACCCTCGCCGGGTCCAGCGCGCGGCCGCGCCGACGCCCTGGGGATCCCGGCGGGACGGGTGCTGCTGTCGGCCGCCTGGCGGCTCGTGCTCGTCGCTCCGGCCGTCAGCGTCGTGCTCTGGGGGCTCGGCGCGGTCGGGCTCAGCCCGATCTGACGGGCGCCGACCCGTCCGTTACCCCAGGGAGATGTCCAGGTACAGCATTACCACGACGCCGACGATCGTCCCGAGCGTGGCGATCCGCTCGTGGCCGCCCGCGTGGGTCTCCGGGATGATCTCGTCGCTGATGACGAACAGCATCGCCCCCGCGGCAAAGCCCATCGCGTAGGGTAAAAGTGCTGACACGGCGCCGACCGCGTACGCGCCGAGCACCGCCACCGGGATCTCCACCACCCCGGACCGGATCCCGGTGAGGACGGCGTACGCTCGGCGGTCGAGCCCCGCGTTGACCGCGGCCACCGAGACCGCAAGCCCCTCGGGGACGTTCTGGATCCCGATCGCGAGCATCAGCGGGATCGCGCCCGCGACGTCGCCGGTCCCGAACCCGACGCCGACGGCCAGCCCCTCGGGGACGTTGTGGAGGGTGATCGCGAGGATGAAAAGCACCACCGGGGTGAGCCGCTCGTCGGTGACCGAGAGGTCCGCGTCGGGGTCGGCGGCGTCCGGCCGGCGCTGTCCCGTCAGGAGGTAGTGGGCGTGTGGAACCAGGCCGTCGGAGCGGTCCAGCGCGGCCGCGCCGAGCAACACCCCGACGAGTACCGGGATCGGGTTGCCGCCGGAGTAGTTCTCGATCCCCGGGACGATGAGGCTCGTGAACGCCGCCGCGAGCATCACCCCGGCCGCGAAGCCCAGCGTGCCGTCGAGCGCCCGCTCCGAGGGGTCGCGCCACACGAAGATCAGCGACGCGCCGAGGAGGTTCATCCCCGCGATCACCAGCCCGCCCACCAGGCCGTGGACGACCGGGTTTGTCCCGAACCACTCGACGAACAGCTCGGGAATCACGCGGGATCACACCGACTCCGTCGCGTCGGGCGATGGCGCGCAGGGCCCCACCGACACCGCTGTCGGCGGCATCCACGTGCCCCCCGTCTGTGCTCACTCGAACTGGGGGTATCCCTCGGGGGCGTGCTCATACGACCGCGTCACCGCGAACCGGATTATACTCTGTGTTCTGGCCGACGATCGCGTCACGCATCCGTGCGTGTTCTCCGTCTCCGAGGAACGCTCCCTGCCGGCGTCCGCGGCAGCTCGCAGCCCACAGTCCCGGGCGGCTGTGGGGTCGCGGCGGCCGACCCGGTCACGACGTGACCGCCTCGGGAACGATGGTCACCGGGACCGCCGCCTCCTCTGCGACGACGAATCCCGTGTGACCCTCACGGATCGCCGACAGCCGGTCCTTCGAGCGGTGGCCGAGCACGATGTGGTCGACGCCGACGTCCGTCGTGAAATCGCCGAGCTGTTTCCCGACCGCCGTGCCCGATCGGAAGCTCCCCCGATCGAGGTACTCCAGGTTGATCTCGACCGGGACGGCGGTGTCAGAGAGATACGTCCGGATCTCGTCCCGAAACGTGCGCTCCTCCGCGGACGCCTCTGCATCCCGGACGAGGTGCGTCACGTATAGCTTCTGCCCGAGTCCGGAAGCTAACTCCACCGCAACGTCGAGCACCGCCCGATACCGGTCGTCGTCGCTCACTGCCACGAGGATACCCATACGGATAAACAGGGCCGAACCACATAGTAGCTGACGCTCCGCAGGACGACTCGATCCCGGGCCCGAGGGCTACTCCAGCTGGTGGTAGTCCAGCTCGTGGCCGGCGTCCAGTGCCGCCTGCACGGCCTCGCTCGGGGTCGCGACCGGTTGGGTGTCCGTCGCCATCCCGCCGATGTCGGCCCGCCTGTAGTGGATGTTGTGCTGCCACGTGGGGTCGGAGTCGGGGTAGTCGGTCCGGTAGTGTGCCCCGCGGGATTCGGTTCGCTCGAGGGCACCGCGCAGCACGGCCTCCGCGCTCGTCATCATAACTCCGAGGTCGATCGCGTATTCGAACGACCGGCTCGTGACCGGGCCGACGGCCACGTCAGCCGCCTTCCCCCGGATCCGGTCGACGGCGTCGAGACCCGACGACAGCGTCGCCTCGTCCCGACGGATCCCGGCGTGCGTCCACAGACACTCCCGGAGTTCCGCGATGAGGGCGTCCACGTCGTACGTCCCGTCGGCGTTTGCGAGTGCGGCCAACTCCGAGAGGTGCGGCTCGACGAGGCCTGTAACCACCCGTTCCGGCATCGTGCCGGGTCCCTCGATCCGGTCGGCGACCCGGCGCCCGGCGACGACGCCGTAGGCGACGGTTTCGGCCAGCGAGTTGCCGCCGAGCCGGTTTGCGCCGTGGACGCCCGCCATCGTCTCCCCGATCGCAAAGAGGTCCGTGACGTCGGTCTCCCCGTGGCCGTCGACGGCCACTCCCCCCATTCCGTAGTGGGCAGTCGGCGCGACTTCGACCGGCTCTTCGGCCATATCGACCCCGAGATCCTGGAACCGCTCGTACATCCGCGGGAGCCGTTCCCGGATGAATCCGGCGTCGCGGTGGGAGACGTCGAGGTACACGCCGCCGTTCTCGGTCCCTCGGCCCTCGGAGACTTCCTGTGCGATGGCGCGTGCGACCACGTCCCGGGCGTCCAACTCCATCTGGTCGGGCGAGTACCGCCGCATGAACCGCTCGCCATCGGTGTTGTAGAGGCGGCCCCCCTCCCCGCGGACGGCCTCGGTGACCAGCCGGCCGCTCCACGGCGCCCACTCGGGGTCGCTCCCGTCGACGGCCATCCCCGTCGGGTGGAACTGGACGAACTCCATGTCCATCAACGACGCCCCGGCGTCGTACGCCAGGGCCGGGCCGTCGCCGTTGTTCTCGTCCTCGCGCGACGTGTGGCGGTCGTAGATCGCCGCGTAGCCGCCGGCCGCGAGCACGACCGCTCCGGCGTTGAACACCACGAACTCGCCGGTGTCCATATCGAACCCGACAGCCCCGTACACGCGGTCGCCGTCGGCGGCGAGCTTCGTGATCATCACGTTCTCCCGGTGGGGAACGCCGAGGTCCCGAGCCCGGCCGACCAACGTGTCGAGCATCGATTCGCCGGTGTGGTCGCCGGCGAACGCCGTCCGGCGGTACGACTGCGCGCCGAAGTACCGTTGATCGATCCCGCCGTCGTCGGTGCGGGAGTAGTCCATCCCCCACTCGTCGAGTTCCCTGAGACGCTCGGGCATCTGTTCGGTCACCGTCTCGACCTTCGCAGGGTCGTTGAGGAAGTGCCCCTCCTTCAGGGTGTCCGCGGCGTGGATCGTCCAGTCGTCCTCCGGGTCGCGGGTTCCGAGCGCCCCGTTGATCCCGCCGCGCGCCCAAGTGGTGTGGGCGTCGCCGTGGCCCCGCTTCCCGAGTACCAGGACGTCGTCGACCCCCCGCTCTGCGAGTTCGATCGCCGCGCGCGCACCGGCGGCGCCGGCGCCGATGATCAGTACGGACACCTCGACCGTGTCGTACTCAGGCGGCATCCGCCCGTCTCCATTCCGGGAACTATCCATACTCGATGTCAGTGCCGGACAGGGTTGAACCCGTCGCGCGCGTGCGCGCGGCTCGGAAACGGGGGACGCGGGACGCCGCGCTCCGCGACGCGCCCGGCACAGATCGCCGAACCCGATCCCCTCGGGATACCGGTGTGAACGGTCCGGACGCACATCCCCCTCGTGTAGCCGTACTGCGGACGCAGCGCCTCTCGGTCGTCCCCTCGACCCCCGGGAACCTGCGTTCCGCCCTTTCGAGAATACATATACCAGTCCGTACTCAAGCACCCATATGAGCGGCCAAAATCCCGGAGATTCCGGGTGGTTTCGATATGGAGATCCCAACGACGCCGAATCGGCGGCGACAGCAATAACCGAGCGAACGGCCGAACAGCCGCAGAATTGGCCGGCCGAAGCGGTCCGCGCAGGATTCGTAGAGGACGAAGACGAGTATTACGACGCCCTCCACGACGCGACCGTCCGAGCCACACGGGAGGCCGTACAAGAACGAGAAACGGCAACCGAACAACAATTACAGTATACTATTGCGGCTATGGACGACGCCGAACGCACCGCAAACGAGATCGCCGAACGCGTCGTCGAGTGGGCGGGGTCGCTGGCCGACAGCCGATCCGAGGGGGAGGGCCGCGCCCCCGACATCCCCGGCGGCGTCGACGGCGCCCGCGCGGTCGCCGCGTGGACGCCCGAGACGCCCGCCGAGGAGCGGGTTGTTTCCCTCGCCGAGCGCGCCGTCGACCTCGACGCCGAACGCGCCGAGTTGCGGTCGTTCGTCGAGTCGCAGGCCCCCGCGGTCGCGCCGAACCTCGCGGAGATGGCCGGCCCAGTGCTTGCGGCGCGGCTGCTCTCGCTGGCCGGCGGCTTGGAGTCGCTGGCGAAAAAGCCCGCGGGGACCGTGCAGGTGCTCGGCGCGGAGGACGCGCTGTTTGCGCACCTTCGCGGTCGCGGCTCGTCGCCGAAACACGGCGTCATCTTCACCCACGAGCACGTCCGCGGCACCCACCCCGACAACCGGGGATCGGCCGCGCGGGCCCTCGCGGGGAAGCTCGCGATCGCCGCCCGGATCGATCACTACGCCGGCGAGTTCCGACAGTCGGTCCACGACGACCTCGCGGACCGGATGGCGACAATCCGCGACCGGGAGGTCGGAGAATGAGCACAGACCTCCCGCCGGGGATCCAGCGGCGGCGGTTCGACGGCCGCGAGCGGCTCGCGACGCGGGGCGAGCCCGTGTACGGCGAGCCACAGGACGAGGAGGGTTGGCGGGCGTGGGACGCCGGCCGGTCGAAGCTCGGCGCGATGCTGGAACTGGAGTTGAACCTGGGGTTCGCGGGCGACGACGGCGTCCTCTATCTGGGTGCGGCCTCCGGAACCACGGTCTCCCACGTCGCGGACTTCGCGGGGCCGACCTACGCCGTCGAGTTCGCGCCGCGGCCGACTCGGGACCTCCTTGCCGTCGCCGACGCCCGCCCGAACCTCTTTCCGCTCCTGAAGGACGCCCGGGCGCCCGAGACCTACGCCCACGTCGTCGAGGCCGGGCTCGAGTACGTCGTCCAGGACGTCGCGACCCGCGGGCAGGCTACCGTCGCCCTCCGGAACCGCCGCTTCCTCGCGCCCGACGGCCGGCTGGTGGCCGCGATCAAGGCCAGAAGCGAGGACGTCCTCGAAGACCCGGACGACGTCTTTTCGGACGTCCTCGACGACCTCCGTGAGGGCTATGCGATCACTGACACCCGGCGGTTGGACCGGTTCCACGACGATCACCTCGCGGTCGTCGCCGAGCCGCGGGCCGACGACGGGCGGTCGTAGTGTTCGCACCGGTCGGTGTGGCGTCGTCACGCCCCGCTTCGACGGCCTGCCCCCGGTTTTGCGAACGCTTCGCCGCGGCCCACACCATATTTAATCGGCCGCCGCAAACGACGGGTCGATGGAGCTAGGGTCGGCGGACGCCTTCGACCGGATGGGCACGCTCGGCGTCGAGGAGGAGTTCTACATCGTCGACCAGCACGCGCGCCCGACGTCGGGGATCCAGGATCTCGTCTACGACCACCCGCCAACCGGGATCCTGGCGGATCGGATCGACCACGAGCTGTTCCAGTTCACGATCGAGACGCAGACGCCGACAATCGAGGACGTGAGTTCGGTCGACGGGGCCGTCCGTGAGGTCCGCGAGGCGCTGGTCGACCACGCCGCCGACCACGGCTACCGGATCGCCGCCGCGGGGCTGCACCCGACCGCGAAGTGGCGCGAGCTCGACCACGCCACCAAGCCGCGGTACCAGTCCCAACTCGAACGGATCCAATACCCCCAGCACCGCAACACCACCTCGGGGCTCCACGTCCACGTCGGCGTCGACGACCCCGACAAGGCCACCTGGATCGCAAACGAGCTCCGGTGGTATCTCCCGCCGCTGCTGGCGCTTTCGGCCAACTCCCCCTTTTGGTGCGGCTTCGACACCGGGCTGGCCTCCGCGCGGGCGAAGATCTTCGAGGCGCTGCCCAACACCGGGATGCCGACCCGGTTCGAGGATTACGCGGCATACGACCGCTTCGAGCGGCTGATGGTGGAACGTGGATCGATCGAGGATCGCGGCGAACTCTGGTACGACGTCAGGCCGCACACCGGCCACGGGACCGTGGAGGTACGGACGCCCGACGTCCAGACCGACCCCGAGCGGACAATCGCGTTCGTGGAGTACGTCCACGCCTTGGTCGAGGACCTCGCGGCCCGGTACGAGGACGGCGAGTCGCCGACGACGCTCCGCCGGGAGTTCCTCGACGCCAACAAGTGGCGGGCGATGCGCTACGGCCGCGACGCCGAGTTCACTACCCCCGACGCCGCGGACACGGTGACCGTCGAGGAGTTCGTCGCCGCCGAGACCGACCGGCTGGGCGTCGACGGGCTCACGCGGCTGCTTGCGGCCGAAAGCGGCGCGGTCAGGCAACGCCGCATCCACCGCGAGGAGGGGTTCGACGCGCTGTGTGAGTCGCTCTGTATCGACTGAGCGGAGCCCCCGTCTGTCGTCTGTGCCGCCACTCTCCCGGAGGCGGCCCCGGCGCCCGTCCGATCGAGAAAGGCTTTTGCCCGGCGAGTTTTGACCTTCGTGATAGAACACGATGACGACAGATGAGCCAGCGGACGACCACGACGCGGAACGGACGGACGATACCGGGGCCGACGAGGGGATCGGCATCGACGTGAGTAGCGAGGACGGCGAGTCCGGCGTCGGCGCCCGCGAGCGGCTGGAACGCGAGGCCGACAGGGCGGTCTCGGAGTTCGACGAGGGACTCGTGGACCTGCTGGCGTGGCTGCTCGACACCGAGACACGTGCCCGGATCTACGTCTACCTGCGGCAGCAGCCGGGTTCGACCAGCGAGGAGGTCGCCAACGGCACGGGACTGTACCCCAGCACCGTCCGCGAGGCGCTCGCGGACCTCCACGACGAGGGGACCGTCACGCGCCGGAAGCGCGAGCACGACGGCGCGGGGAACAACCCCTACGAGTACACCGCCATCGCGCCGAGCGATCTGGTGCGGAACGTGGCCGAGCAGGTCCAGTCGGAACTGAACACCGTGTTCAACCTGGACAACCGCCTCGGCGGCGACGACGAGGCGGCGTCAGGCGGCGACGAGGCACCCGTCAGCATCACTGTCGACGAGAAGCACACAGCCGAGGACGCCGACGACGCCGGCGCTGCGGACGACGATCACGACAACAGCGCCGCGTAATCCCCGCCCGGATCGTCCCCGCACGCCCCTTCCGCGCCATTTTTAGTGTTGCCCGGGAGAGGTAGGGGCAATGACCGGGCCTTGGACGGACTGGGACCACGTGCTGAAGGTGGATCCCGACAAAGACCTCGTTGACGGCGAGACGTTCAGCGACGTCTGCCGGACGGGGACCGACGCGATCGAGATCGGGGGCACCCTCGACGTCACCACCGACAAGATGCAGCGGGTCGTCGAGGCCTGTTCCCGGTACGACGTCCCGCTGTACCAGGAGCCGTCGAACCCGGGCGTCGTCATCGAGTCCGACGACCTCGACGGCTACCTCGTGCCGACGGTGTTCAACGCCGACTCCTCGTTTTGGGTCACCGGCGCCCACAAGGAGTGGGTCCGGATCGACGGCCCGCTCGACTGGGACCGAACGACGACGGAGGCGTACATCGTCCTGAACCCCGACGCCTCCGTGGCGGAACTCACCGAGGCCGACACCGAACAGGCCGCCGACGACGTCGCCTCCTTCGCCGCGGTCGCCGAACGGATGTTCGGCC
Proteins encoded in this region:
- a CDS encoding fibrillarin-like rRNA/tRNA 2'-O-methyltransferase, which translates into the protein MSTDLPPGIQRRRFDGRERLATRGEPVYGEPQDEEGWRAWDAGRSKLGAMLELELNLGFAGDDGVLYLGAASGTTVSHVADFAGPTYAVEFAPRPTRDLLAVADARPNLFPLLKDARAPETYAHVVEAGLEYVVQDVATRGQATVALRNRRFLAPDGRLVAAIKARSEDVLEDPDDVFSDVLDDLREGYAITDTRRLDRFHDDHLAVVAEPRADDGRS
- a CDS encoding L-aspartate oxidase, whose translation is MDSSRNGDGRMPPEYDTVEVSVLIIGAGAAGARAAIELAERGVDDVLVLGKRGHGDAHTTWARGGINGALGTRDPEDDWTIHAADTLKEGHFLNDPAKVETVTEQMPERLRELDEWGMDYSRTDDGGIDQRYFGAQSYRRTAFAGDHTGESMLDTLVGRARDLGVPHRENVMITKLAADGDRVYGAVGFDMDTGEFVVFNAGAVVLAAGGYAAIYDRHTSREDENNGDGPALAYDAGASLMDMEFVQFHPTGMAVDGSDPEWAPWSGRLVTEAVRGEGGRLYNTDGERFMRRYSPDQMELDARDVVARAIAQEVSEGRGTENGGVYLDVSHRDAGFIRERLPRMYERFQDLGVDMAEEPVEVAPTAHYGMGGVAVDGHGETDVTDLFAIGETMAGVHGANRLGGNSLAETVAYGVVAGRRVADRIEGPGTMPERVVTGLVEPHLSELAALANADGTYDVDALIAELRECLWTHAGIRRDEATLSSGLDAVDRIRGKAADVAVGPVTSRSFEYAIDLGVMMTSAEAVLRGALERTESRGAHYRTDYPDSDPTWQHNIHYRRADIGGMATDTQPVATPSEAVQAALDAGHELDYHQLE
- the cca gene encoding CCA tRNA nucleotidyltransferase gives rise to the protein MADAEAYGHVIEAIRRRVTPDGTERAAMRDAVARLSERIESEVAELPVDADVVQVGSTARGTWLAGDRDIDLFVRFPPDLDRELLERYGLAVGNAVLPDGHEEYAEHPYVTGEFEGFDVDLVPCYAVEDAAAPQSAVDRTPHHNAYLRARLDDDVAGEVRVFKQFLKGIGAYGSDLRTRGFSGYLSELLVLEYGDVESLLSAAAGWQPPVTFDPADHATESHDDPLVMVDPTDPARNVAAVCSAANVARLQHYARAFLNDPRTAVFEPREPDPLDAAAVRSHVNRRGTSPVAVVFDAPDIVDDQLFPQLRKSLSGVRDELDRRGFGPIRATTFADDRAVLFVELAHRRLPRIERHEGPPVHVREHAEGFYGTYAGSNAADDGDADSDRDAGDGGDASPITYGPFVDGDRYVVERERGFADAAAFLRSEELFGVGLGARVETQLQEGYEVLVGEAVAELAPEFGRPLADYFDPRP
- a CDS encoding winged helix-turn-helix domain-containing protein, coding for MTTDEPADDHDAERTDDTGADEGIGIDVSSEDGESGVGARERLEREADRAVSEFDEGLVDLLAWLLDTETRARIYVYLRQQPGSTSEEVANGTGLYPSTVREALADLHDEGTVTRRKREHDGAGNNPYEYTAIAPSDLVRNVAEQVQSELNTVFNLDNRLGGDDEAASGGDEAPVSITVDEKHTAEDADDAGAADDDHDNSAA
- a CDS encoding glutamate--cysteine ligase, producing the protein MELGSADAFDRMGTLGVEEEFYIVDQHARPTSGIQDLVYDHPPTGILADRIDHELFQFTIETQTPTIEDVSSVDGAVREVREALVDHAADHGYRIAAAGLHPTAKWRELDHATKPRYQSQLERIQYPQHRNTTSGLHVHVGVDDPDKATWIANELRWYLPPLLALSANSPFWCGFDTGLASARAKIFEALPNTGMPTRFEDYAAYDRFERLMVERGSIEDRGELWYDVRPHTGHGTVEVRTPDVQTDPERTIAFVEYVHALVEDLAARYEDGESPTTLRREFLDANKWRAMRYGRDAEFTTPDAADTVTVEEFVAAETDRLGVDGLTRLLAAESGAVRQRRIHREEGFDALCESLCID
- a CDS encoding phosphoglycerol geranylgeranyltransferase, which produces MTGPWTDWDHVLKVDPDKDLVDGETFSDVCRTGTDAIEIGGTLDVTTDKMQRVVEACSRYDVPLYQEPSNPGVVIESDDLDGYLVPTVFNADSSFWVTGAHKEWVRIDGPLDWDRTTTEAYIVLNPDASVAELTEADTEQAADDVASFAAVAERMFGQEIVYIEYSGTFGDPEKVAAAQDALRESTLFYGGGIGDYDAAYEMGKHADTVVVGDLLHDEGVDAVRETVEGVNDAHAETVAE
- a CDS encoding NOP5/NOP56 family protein; this encodes MSGQNPGDSGWFRYGDPNDAESAATAITERTAEQPQNWPAEAVRAGFVEDEDEYYDALHDATVRATREAVQERETATEQQLQYTIAAMDDAERTANEIAERVVEWAGSLADSRSEGEGRAPDIPGGVDGARAVAAWTPETPAEERVVSLAERAVDLDAERAELRSFVESQAPAVAPNLAEMAGPVLAARLLSLAGGLESLAKKPAGTVQVLGAEDALFAHLRGRGSSPKHGVIFTHEHVRGTHPDNRGSAARALAGKLAIAARIDHYAGEFRQSVHDDLADRMATIRDREVGE
- a CDS encoding ZIP family metal transporter, producing MIPELFVEWFGTNPVVHGLVGGLVIAGMNLLGASLIFVWRDPSERALDGTLGFAAGVMLAAAFTSLIVPGIENYSGGNPIPVLVGVLLGAAALDRSDGLVPHAHYLLTGQRRPDAADPDADLSVTDERLTPVVLFILAITLHNVPEGLAVGVGFGTGDVAGAIPLMLAIGIQNVPEGLAVSVAAVNAGLDRRAYAVLTGIRSGVVEIPVAVLGAYAVGAVSALLPYAMGFAAGAMLFVISDEIIPETHAGGHERIATLGTIVGVVVMLYLDISLG
- a CDS encoding universal stress protein, with translation MSDDDRYRAVLDVAVELASGLGQKLYVTHLVRDAEASAEERTFRDEIRTYLSDTAVPVEINLEYLDRGSFRSGTAVGKQLGDFTTDVGVDHIVLGHRSKDRLSAIREGHTGFVVAEEAAVPVTIVPEAVTS